A genomic window from Massilia sp. METH4 includes:
- a CDS encoding TonB-dependent receptor → MPSNRTTRYRIRPTVCAAAVTTAISLLAIETASAQQEAAAAAQSNVVVVSGTRASVASAIDRKKNASTVVDSIVAEDIGEFPDKNVGEALSRVTGVQLSRDFGEGSQVNIRGVEANLNRVEINGLSVLSTNGTAGRGAELRELPAELIKSIDVFKGVTADQTEGGIGGTVSIRTNLPLDFKTRTIVTKLEAEHSTNRGGVQPRGSLLFADKFLDGRLGVMANLVYDKVHTQNDYVRNSNWRYLRDWDFSPEKTNTSLNPAAAAVNDKAGCAALTGANKTACESQWFDYSPGVPRYGIWTRDHKRSSAELTAQYKINNGLDVWARYNKNNQDQMLNDRNYTTDFGSLHRFSTSGVAPTYGANGAPIAPAATCANPDASSTPAGMRFVNHVMTEFSAGTCTNVPGQGASYNFDTAARDFALKIDSNYRSAGFNWKNSRWSAEGLVAKTDSFYELHTNLISMGANIPGLKVTLDDQGLPKFTFPAGYDPNDSSIYTRIRSQYQPSFTDNTEDQVKLDFKYRPDLPFLKSIQFGGQGRRATSEQYRWTGYIVPNNPGSTADDVYVRNPEVLHEIIHDPRNTSGTLRNNGATVSGNNLTANNTTRYVTAGQMASLVDAIRTNTPGSFLNGYGGLSGYPAGWMAPSFQQSAQYFDLSRYNHDLLRESLGSDGQRYPMPPQFAVKESIRAFYVRADFSHELFGIEWDGNVGVRYAGTRTRATGLQSYRSYSLNGSGTREEAVLANQIVTRENKYSDVLPSVNLSGWLVPDKLVARIGWGKVMARPFIDKLTPNISCIAGSGQALYGGDGGTDDCTVGNPDLEPFRATNKDVSVEWYPSRDSQLSLAFFRKDIRTYIQNDVVLPNVDLFGDGTRWDVKTSINGRGATTKGWELAGRTALTMLPGLLSGFGLDANYTRMSYEYAAGNELLNPLDNTVLPYPGMSRNSYNVGVWYDLGKWNARLAYNYRDGYYTGTVDANAQLPVYGEKVGYLDAKIQYRVTDNLTISAEGKNLTDEGQYLNSGSTSRRNELAWSGRRYFVGATYKF, encoded by the coding sequence ATGCCATCGAACCGCACCACGCGTTACCGCATCCGTCCCACGGTTTGCGCTGCCGCCGTCACCACCGCGATATCCCTTCTCGCCATCGAAACAGCGAGCGCGCAGCAGGAAGCCGCAGCCGCCGCACAGTCGAATGTCGTTGTCGTTTCCGGAACCCGGGCTTCGGTGGCCTCGGCGATCGACCGGAAGAAGAACGCTTCCACCGTCGTCGATTCCATCGTCGCCGAGGACATCGGCGAATTCCCCGACAAGAACGTGGGCGAGGCGCTGTCGCGCGTCACCGGCGTGCAGCTGTCGCGCGATTTCGGCGAGGGCTCGCAAGTCAATATCCGCGGCGTGGAAGCAAACCTGAACCGCGTGGAGATCAACGGCCTGTCCGTGCTGTCCACCAACGGCACGGCCGGCCGCGGCGCCGAACTGCGCGAGCTGCCTGCCGAATTGATCAAGTCGATCGACGTGTTCAAGGGCGTGACCGCCGACCAGACCGAGGGCGGCATCGGCGGCACCGTGAGCATCAGGACGAACCTGCCGCTGGACTTCAAGACGCGCACGATCGTCACCAAGCTCGAGGCGGAGCACAGCACCAACCGCGGCGGCGTGCAGCCGCGCGGCAGCCTGCTGTTCGCCGACAAGTTCCTCGATGGCCGCCTGGGCGTGATGGCGAACCTGGTGTACGACAAGGTCCACACGCAGAACGATTACGTCCGCAACAGCAACTGGCGCTACCTGCGCGACTGGGATTTCTCGCCCGAGAAGACCAATACGAGCCTGAATCCCGCCGCCGCCGCGGTGAACGACAAGGCTGGCTGCGCGGCGCTGACCGGCGCGAACAAGACGGCGTGCGAAAGCCAGTGGTTCGACTACTCGCCGGGCGTGCCGCGCTACGGCATCTGGACGCGCGACCACAAGCGCTCGAGCGCCGAGCTGACCGCGCAGTACAAGATCAACAACGGGCTGGACGTCTGGGCGCGCTACAACAAGAACAACCAGGACCAGATGCTGAACGACCGTAACTACACGACGGACTTCGGCTCGCTGCACCGGTTCTCCACCAGTGGCGTGGCGCCGACCTATGGCGCGAACGGCGCCCCGATTGCGCCAGCGGCGACGTGCGCCAATCCGGATGCCAGCAGCACCCCGGCCGGCATGAGGTTCGTCAACCACGTGATGACGGAGTTCAGTGCCGGCACCTGCACCAACGTGCCGGGGCAGGGGGCTTCGTACAACTTCGATACGGCGGCGCGCGACTTCGCGCTGAAGATCGATTCGAACTACCGTTCCGCCGGCTTCAACTGGAAGAACAGCCGCTGGTCGGCCGAGGGCCTGGTGGCCAAGACCGATTCGTTCTACGAGCTGCACACGAACCTGATCTCGATGGGCGCCAACATCCCCGGCCTGAAGGTGACGCTGGACGACCAGGGCCTGCCGAAATTCACCTTCCCGGCCGGCTACGATCCGAACGACAGCAGCATCTACACGCGCATCCGCTCGCAGTACCAGCCTTCGTTCACGGACAACACGGAAGACCAGGTCAAGCTCGATTTCAAGTACCGGCCCGACCTGCCGTTCCTGAAGTCGATCCAGTTCGGCGGCCAGGGGCGCCGGGCGACCTCGGAGCAGTACCGCTGGACCGGGTACATCGTGCCGAACAATCCCGGCAGCACGGCGGACGACGTGTACGTGCGCAATCCCGAAGTGCTGCACGAGATCATCCACGATCCGCGCAATACCAGCGGCACGCTGCGCAACAATGGTGCAACGGTGTCCGGCAATAACCTTACCGCCAACAACACCACGCGCTACGTGACGGCGGGGCAGATGGCGTCGCTGGTCGATGCTATCCGCACCAACACGCCAGGCAGCTTCCTGAACGGCTACGGCGGCCTGTCCGGCTATCCGGCCGGCTGGATGGCGCCAAGCTTCCAGCAATCGGCCCAGTACTTCGACCTGTCGCGCTACAACCATGACCTGCTGCGCGAATCGCTCGGCAGCGACGGCCAGCGCTATCCGATGCCGCCGCAGTTCGCGGTCAAGGAAAGCATCCGTGCCTTCTATGTGCGAGCGGACTTCTCGCACGAACTGTTCGGCATCGAATGGGACGGCAATGTGGGCGTGCGCTATGCCGGCACGCGCACGCGCGCCACGGGCTTGCAGTCTTATCGCAGCTATTCGTTGAACGGAAGCGGCACCCGCGAGGAGGCGGTCCTTGCCAACCAGATCGTCACGCGCGAGAACAAGTACAGCGATGTGCTGCCAAGCGTGAACCTGTCTGGCTGGCTGGTGCCGGACAAGCTGGTGGCCCGCATCGGCTGGGGCAAGGTGATGGCGCGTCCGTTCATCGACAAGCTCACGCCGAACATCAGCTGCATCGCCGGCAGCGGCCAGGCCTTGTATGGCGGCGACGGCGGTACCGACGACTGCACGGTCGGTAATCCGGACCTGGAACCGTTCCGCGCCACCAACAAGGATGTCAGCGTGGAGTGGTATCCGTCGCGCGACAGCCAGCTGTCGCTGGCCTTCTTCCGCAAGGATATCCGCACGTACATCCAGAACGACGTGGTGCTGCCCAACGTGGACCTGTTCGGCGACGGCACGCGCTGGGACGTGAAGACGTCGATCAACGGCCGCGGCGCGACGACGAAGGGCTGGGAACTGGCCGGCCGCACGGCGCTCACCATGCTGCCCGGCTTGCTGAGCGGTTTCGGCCTGGACGCGAACTACACGCGCATGAGCTACGAGTACGCGGCCGGGAACGAGCTCCTCAACCCGCTGGACAATACGGTGCTGCCGTACCCGGGCATGTCCCGCAACAGCTACAACGTGGGCGTGTGGTACGACCTGGGCAAGTGGAACGCGCGCCTGGCCTACAACTATCGGGACGGCTACTACACCGGCACGGTGGATGCGAACGCCCAGCTGCCCGTGTACGGCGAGAAGGTGGGTTACCTGGATGCGAAGATCCAGTACCGCGTGACCGACAACCTCACCATCTCGGCGGAGGGCAAGAACCTGACGGACGAGGGGCAGTACCTGAACTCGGGGTCGACGTCGCGGCGCAACGAGCTGGCGTGGTCGGGGCGCAGGTATTTCGTGGGGGCGACGTACAAGTTCTGA
- a CDS encoding DUF6624 domain-containing protein, which produces MMKAALSMLILSAAASAIAADAPTRPDLREELLRMRDVDQRARGGSGGAPDPQAMVKVDAEHTARLKEIVAKEGWPTKSMVGEDGALAAWLLAQHADRDRAFQADVLARIEKLLDSGEVSRKNYAYLYDRINEPQRYGTQGMCVEPTRWAPRAIEDEGKVDKRRAEVGLPPIAEYIALISGKCAEIAAAAPQPPKP; this is translated from the coding sequence ATGATGAAAGCCGCACTGTCGATGTTGATCCTGTCTGCCGCTGCTTCCGCCATTGCCGCCGATGCGCCAACCCGGCCCGACTTGCGCGAAGAACTGCTGCGGATGCGCGATGTGGACCAGCGCGCGCGCGGGGGCAGCGGCGGCGCGCCGGACCCGCAGGCGATGGTGAAGGTGGATGCCGAGCACACCGCGCGGCTGAAGGAGATCGTGGCGAAGGAAGGGTGGCCCACGAAATCGATGGTGGGCGAGGATGGTGCCCTGGCCGCCTGGCTGCTGGCCCAGCATGCCGATCGCGATCGTGCCTTCCAGGCCGACGTGCTGGCGCGAATCGAGAAGCTGCTCGACTCCGGCGAAGTCTCGCGCAAGAACTACGCCTACCTGTACGACCGAATCAACGAGCCGCAGCGCTACGGCACGCAGGGCATGTGCGTGGAACCGACCCGCTGGGCGCCGCGCGCGATCGAGGACGAGGGCAAAGTCGACAAGCGGCGCGCCGAAGTGGGGCTGCCGCCGATCGCGGAGTACATTGCGCTCATCTCGGGCAAGTGCGCCGAGATCGCGGCGGCCGCGCCGCAACCGCCCAAGCCGTAA
- a CDS encoding GNAT family N-acetyltransferase yields the protein MSFRSAVLTSLSQAGDAAWTALLASQEPGRAPNPFLSYAFLHALHESGSASAKTGWQPQFLALWDGDELAAAMPLYVKSHSYGEYVFDWAWADAYHRNGVEYYPKLLSAIPFTPVTGGRLLARDDAARAALVALLCEQQEASGVSSTHVLYPPQAQADTLKDAGFMLRTGVQFHWLNDGYEDFEAFLASLEHKKRKNIRAERRKVREAGVTMRRVRGVDALEADWRFFHRCYRNTYSEHYSKPYLNLDFFQRIGATMPENILLVIAERGGEPIASSLLIHTEDTLYGRYWGALEHVPCLHFETAYYQPLEFCIEQRIGTFEGGAQGEHKMARGFLPTRTWSAHWLAHPAFADAVERFLERESGGIDAYMDELNERNPFKG from the coding sequence ATGAGCTTTCGATCCGCCGTCCTCACCTCCCTGTCGCAGGCAGGGGATGCCGCCTGGACCGCGCTGCTGGCGAGCCAGGAGCCGGGCCGCGCCCCGAACCCTTTCCTGTCCTACGCCTTCCTGCACGCCTTGCACGAGTCGGGCAGCGCCAGCGCGAAAACCGGCTGGCAGCCGCAATTCCTCGCGCTGTGGGATGGCGACGAGCTCGCGGCCGCGATGCCGCTGTACGTCAAGTCGCATTCCTACGGCGAGTACGTGTTCGACTGGGCCTGGGCCGATGCCTACCACCGCAACGGCGTGGAGTACTACCCCAAGCTGCTGTCCGCCATCCCGTTCACGCCCGTGACCGGCGGCCGGCTGCTGGCGCGCGACGACGCGGCGCGCGCGGCCCTGGTGGCGCTGCTGTGCGAGCAGCAGGAAGCGTCGGGCGTATCGTCCACTCACGTGCTGTACCCGCCGCAGGCGCAGGCCGACACGCTGAAGGATGCCGGCTTCATGCTGCGCACCGGCGTGCAATTCCATTGGCTCAACGACGGCTATGAAGACTTCGAAGCCTTCCTCGCCTCGCTGGAGCACAAGAAGCGCAAGAACATTCGCGCCGAGCGGCGCAAGGTGCGCGAGGCCGGCGTGACGATGCGCCGCGTGCGCGGCGTGGACGCGCTCGAGGCCGACTGGCGCTTCTTCCACCGCTGCTACCGCAACACGTATTCCGAGCACTATTCGAAGCCGTACCTGAACCTGGACTTCTTCCAGCGCATCGGGGCAACCATGCCGGAGAACATCCTGCTGGTGATCGCCGAGCGCGGCGGCGAGCCGATCGCCTCCTCGCTGCTGATCCACACCGAAGACACGCTGTACGGCCGCTACTGGGGCGCGCTCGAACACGTGCCCTGCCTGCATTTCGAGACGGCGTACTACCAGCCGCTGGAATTTTGCATCGAGCAGCGCATCGGCACCTTCGAAGGCGGCGCCCAGGGCGAGCACAAGATGGCGCGCGGCTTCCTGCCCACCCGCACCTGGTCGGCCCACTGGCTCGCGCATCCGGCTTTTGCCGATGCCGTGGAGCGCTTCCTGGAACGGGAAAGCGGCGGCATCGATGCGTATATGGATGAGCTGAACGAACGCAACCCGTTCAAGGGGTGA
- a CDS encoding NAD(+) synthase encodes MPQSFHNLYTHDFVRVAVGVPRCRVADPLYNAQQTVALAEQVAAKGAVLAAFPELGLSAYTCDDLFHQRALLDSVQVALGKIVEASIRIPVAMIVGMPLRVDHRLFNCAVVVYGGRILGVVPKIYLPNYNEFYEVRQFSSADDAVSTEIELLGQRVPFGADLLFQAANLPLLRFHAEICEDVWVPIPPSSYAALAGATVLVNLSASNIVVGKSDYRHQLVGQQSGRCMAAYLYSSAGRGESTTDLSWDGQALIYENGEMLAEAERFQDDSHVIFADVDLERLSRDRMRTNTWGDSVRRHAQQVEAFRVVKFAVELPVQDVLPLQRTVARYPYVPANPAVRDKRCMEVYNIQVMALVQRLSASGMKKVVIGISGGLDSTHALLVCAKAMDRLELPRTNILAYTMPGFATSTRTLEQARRLMDFVGCTAHEIDIRPSCIQMLQDIGHPYSEGKEEYDVTFENVQAGERTSKLFRLANHHNGIVIGTGDLSELALGWCTYGVGDHMSHYNVNASVPKTLISHLVRWVAESRQFGEADSQVLLDVVNTEISPELVPGKANDTAPAQSTQSVIGPYELQDFNLYYTLRFGFTPAKVAFLALHAWKDRSAGAWPDDAHVVRNQYTLKDIKQNLAIFLRRFFQSQFKRTCVPNAPKVGSGGSLSPRGDWRAPSDAESVVWLENLKSVPDA; translated from the coding sequence ATGCCGCAATCCTTCCACAATCTGTACACCCATGATTTCGTCCGGGTCGCGGTCGGCGTGCCGCGCTGCCGCGTGGCGGACCCGCTCTACAATGCCCAGCAGACCGTCGCGCTGGCCGAACAGGTGGCCGCCAAGGGCGCAGTCCTGGCGGCCTTCCCGGAACTGGGCCTGTCGGCCTATACCTGCGACGACCTGTTTCACCAGCGCGCGCTGCTCGACTCGGTGCAGGTCGCGCTGGGCAAGATCGTCGAGGCATCGATCCGCATTCCGGTGGCGATGATCGTCGGCATGCCGCTGCGCGTCGACCACCGGCTGTTCAATTGCGCGGTGGTGGTGTACGGCGGCCGCATCCTCGGCGTGGTGCCGAAGATCTACCTGCCCAACTATAACGAGTTCTACGAGGTGCGGCAGTTCAGCTCCGCGGACGACGCGGTGTCGACCGAGATCGAACTGCTGGGCCAGCGCGTGCCGTTCGGGGCCGACCTGCTGTTCCAGGCCGCCAACCTGCCGCTGCTGCGCTTCCATGCCGAGATCTGCGAGGACGTGTGGGTGCCGATCCCGCCGTCTTCCTACGCGGCGCTGGCCGGCGCCACGGTGCTGGTGAACCTGTCGGCCTCGAACATCGTGGTGGGCAAGTCCGATTACCGCCACCAGCTCGTGGGCCAGCAGTCCGGGCGCTGCATGGCCGCCTACCTGTATTCGTCGGCGGGGCGGGGCGAGTCGACCACCGACCTGTCGTGGGACGGCCAGGCGCTGATCTATGAAAACGGCGAGATGCTGGCCGAGGCCGAGCGCTTCCAGGACGATTCGCACGTGATCTTCGCCGACGTGGACCTGGAGCGCCTGTCGCGCGACCGCATGCGCACCAATACGTGGGGCGATTCCGTGCGGCGCCATGCGCAGCAGGTGGAAGCCTTCCGCGTGGTCAAATTCGCCGTCGAACTGCCGGTGCAGGACGTGCTGCCGCTGCAGCGCACCGTGGCCCGCTACCCGTACGTACCCGCCAACCCGGCCGTGCGCGACAAGCGCTGCATGGAGGTCTACAACATCCAGGTGATGGCGCTGGTGCAGCGGCTCTCCGCCAGCGGCATGAAGAAGGTGGTGATCGGGATCTCGGGCGGCCTGGATTCCACGCACGCGCTGCTCGTCTGCGCGAAGGCGATGGACCGGCTGGAACTGCCCCGCACGAACATCCTCGCCTACACGATGCCCGGCTTCGCCACCAGCACGCGCACGCTGGAGCAGGCGCGCAGGCTGATGGACTTCGTGGGCTGCACCGCCCACGAGATCGACATCCGCCCCAGCTGCATCCAGATGCTCCAGGATATCGGCCATCCGTACTCGGAGGGCAAGGAAGAATACGACGTCACGTTCGAGAACGTGCAGGCGGGCGAACGCACGAGCAAGCTGTTCCGGCTGGCGAACCACCACAACGGCATCGTGATCGGCACGGGCGACCTGTCCGAGCTGGCGCTGGGCTGGTGCACGTACGGCGTGGGCGACCATATGTCGCACTACAACGTGAACGCCAGCGTGCCCAAGACGCTGATCTCGCACTTGGTGCGCTGGGTGGCCGAGAGCCGCCAGTTCGGCGAGGCCGATTCCCAGGTGCTGCTCGACGTGGTGAACACCGAGATCAGCCCCGAGCTCGTGCCGGGCAAGGCAAACGACACTGCGCCGGCGCAGAGCACGCAGAGCGTGATTGGGCCGTATGAACTGCAGGACTTCAACCTGTACTACACGCTGCGCTTCGGCTTCACGCCGGCCAAGGTGGCCTTCCTCGCGCTGCACGCGTGGAAGGACCGCTCGGCCGGCGCCTGGCCGGACGATGCGCACGTGGTGCGCAACCAGTACACGCTCAAGGACATCAAGCAGAACCTGGCCATCTTCCTGCGCCGCTTCTTCCAGAGCCAGTTCAAGCGCACCTGCGTGCCGAACGCGCCGAAGGTGGGCTCCGGCGGCTCGCTGTCGCCGCGCGGCGACTGGCGCGCCCCCAGCGATGCGGAATCGGTGGTGTGGCTGGAAAACTTGAAGTCCGTGCCGGACGCCTGA
- a CDS encoding sulfatase-like hydrolase/transferase encodes MSIDKKRRAVIGGLGGLGTLAVLPSAAFGKPGRGGSAGKPNIIFILADDLGWADLSVYGNTEFKTPNLDRLAAQGLRLTQHYSNSAVCSATRFGLITGRYQYRLRGGLEEPIAGASDTIGLPPDHPTLPSLLKAAGYRTALFGKWHLGSLPNFGPLKSGYETFYGNYGGAIDYFTHKPGVGPNVKEDLYEGETPVSEVGYYTDLLGDRASGYIKKHSSDKPFFLSLHYTAPHWPWEGPKDEEVSKQISNIFHYDGGDLETYAKMVVALDASIGRVLKTLEQKGLAENTIVIFTSDNGGERFSKTWPFSGQKTELLEGGIRVPGIVRWPAKIKAGQVSDQVAISMDWLPTLLAAAGTEPATSHPPDGKNLLPVLLGDDKPVERTLFWRYKANAQRAVRAGDWKYLKLNGNEFLFDLSKDQRERANLARRFPDKLADLKLQWEQWNSEMLPITPEVRTHGVNGKVQADKYAPEGTD; translated from the coding sequence ATGAGCATCGACAAGAAACGACGCGCCGTTATCGGAGGCCTGGGCGGCCTTGGTACGCTGGCGGTATTGCCTTCGGCGGCCTTCGGCAAGCCTGGGCGAGGCGGCTCGGCGGGCAAGCCGAACATCATCTTCATCCTGGCCGACGACCTGGGCTGGGCCGACCTGTCCGTCTACGGCAACACCGAGTTCAAGACGCCCAATCTCGACAGGCTGGCGGCGCAGGGCCTGCGCCTGACGCAGCATTACTCGAATTCCGCCGTGTGCTCGGCCACCCGCTTCGGCCTGATCACGGGCCGCTACCAGTACCGGCTGCGCGGCGGCCTGGAAGAGCCGATCGCCGGCGCATCCGATACGATCGGCCTGCCGCCGGACCACCCCACGCTGCCGTCGCTGCTGAAGGCAGCCGGCTACCGCACCGCGCTGTTCGGAAAATGGCACCTTGGTTCGCTGCCGAATTTCGGCCCGTTGAAGAGCGGCTACGAAACCTTCTACGGCAACTACGGCGGCGCGATCGACTACTTCACGCACAAGCCGGGAGTGGGCCCGAACGTGAAGGAAGACCTGTACGAGGGCGAAACGCCGGTCTCCGAAGTGGGCTACTACACGGACCTGCTGGGCGACCGCGCATCGGGCTACATCAAGAAGCACTCGTCCGATAAACCGTTCTTCCTGTCGCTGCACTACACGGCGCCGCACTGGCCGTGGGAAGGCCCGAAGGATGAAGAAGTGTCGAAGCAGATCTCGAACATCTTCCACTACGACGGCGGCGACCTGGAAACCTACGCGAAGATGGTGGTGGCGCTGGACGCGTCGATCGGCCGCGTGCTCAAGACGCTGGAACAGAAGGGCCTGGCGGAGAACACGATCGTGATCTTCACCAGCGATAACGGCGGCGAGCGTTTCTCGAAGACGTGGCCGTTCTCCGGCCAGAAAACGGAATTGCTGGAAGGCGGCATCCGCGTGCCCGGCATCGTGCGCTGGCCCGCGAAGATCAAGGCGGGACAGGTGAGCGACCAGGTGGCGATCAGCATGGACTGGCTGCCCACCCTGCTGGCCGCCGCCGGCACGGAGCCGGCCACCTCGCACCCGCCCGATGGCAAGAACCTGCTGCCGGTGCTGCTGGGCGACGACAAACCCGTGGAGCGCACGCTGTTCTGGCGCTACAAGGCCAATGCGCAGCGCGCGGTGCGCGCCGGCGACTGGAAATACCTGAAATTGAACGGCAACGAATTCCTGTTCGACTTGTCGAAAGACCAGCGCGAACGCGCCAACCTGGCGCGGAGGTTCCCGGACAAGCTGGCCGACCTGAAGCTGCAATGGGAGCAGTGGAACAGCGAGATGCTGCCGATCACGCCGGAGGTGCGCACGCACGGCGTGAACGGCAAGGTGCAGGCCGACAAGTACGCGCCGGAAGGCACCGATTGA
- a CDS encoding TonB-dependent receptor yields MNKSFQHTAIALALLAAYAGTAQATPLVAAVAAAPSGAALAAATGAAATGEATGVANVAANEAASEAAAGAQAEAGAAAETFVGALQTVLVTTRRRVESSQSVPTPMTVLGEDALEGSRIYRVQDLQQLLPSTTINYVHARQLSFAVRGLGNNPASDGLEGSVGIYLDNVYLARPGMAAFDALDVQQLELLRGPQGTLFGKNTTAGVLNISTKKPTSTPERSVELSGGQFGYVQGKLALSGPVNDTTAYRLSAYKTHDDGYITNLYNGDKVQGGDRQGVRGQLLYEPGRAFSLRVIADYHEENSNNGTLVFYSAGPSGRAITQAALVGATPVLDPARRAVNLDSGSSVTVHQGGVSAEANWTFADDARLTSITAWRRWNFVPRNDDGLPVPVTLNVGASANHKQFTQELRWATPSGRAVESVFGAYYYYQELSNNSFTENGPLADRYNGNPAGAWSNVSSTAPGELRVNSYALFGQSTWHATDRLDLTAGVRASYEDKWARVIRNAPTGGATVTGAALAARNGRYGVFDSGDLSLTQSSPTALFSAGYKLQPEVLLYGSLSHGEKSGGINLAVPGAGGVASMLVGAERANALELGVKSTLLENRLQLNGNLFATIVHGYQSNAYDPVSRTSYLTNAGDVRTRGIEIEAIVTPLRGLTLRANGSFNDASYLRYTNAPCAPERAGTFCDLSGRNALVNAPRWIGNLGAQYSRAVAEGLQGYVNANYAYRSDTYGTLDASEYAKIPSYSVSNLSLGLRSTRGAAWDISLWVKNAFDKHHYTSMWNSGFGSYNAVIGTPRTAGITGRHEF; encoded by the coding sequence TTGAACAAGTCATTCCAACATACCGCCATCGCACTGGCCCTGCTGGCCGCCTATGCGGGCACCGCGCAAGCCACGCCGCTGGTGGCCGCCGTGGCTGCCGCGCCATCCGGCGCCGCGCTTGCCGCCGCAACCGGCGCAGCGGCGACCGGAGAGGCAACCGGGGTCGCAAACGTGGCCGCAAACGAGGCGGCAAGCGAGGCTGCCGCCGGCGCGCAAGCAGAGGCGGGCGCCGCCGCCGAAACCTTCGTCGGCGCCCTGCAAACCGTGCTCGTGACGACGCGCCGCCGCGTGGAAAGCTCGCAAAGCGTGCCCACGCCGATGACGGTGCTGGGCGAGGACGCACTGGAAGGCAGCCGCATCTACCGCGTGCAGGACCTGCAGCAACTGCTGCCCAGCACCACGATCAACTACGTGCATGCGCGCCAGCTGAGCTTCGCGGTGCGCGGCCTGGGCAACAACCCCGCCAGCGACGGCCTGGAAGGCAGCGTCGGCATCTACCTGGACAATGTGTACCTGGCGCGCCCCGGCATGGCCGCGTTCGACGCGCTGGACGTGCAGCAGCTGGAACTGCTGCGCGGCCCGCAGGGCACGCTGTTCGGCAAGAACACCACCGCCGGGGTATTGAACATCTCGACGAAGAAGCCGACCTCCACGCCCGAGCGCAGCGTGGAACTGTCCGGCGGCCAGTTCGGCTACGTGCAGGGCAAGCTCGCCTTGTCCGGCCCCGTCAACGACACGACGGCCTACCGGCTCTCCGCCTACAAGACGCACGACGACGGCTACATCACGAACCTGTACAACGGCGACAAGGTGCAGGGCGGCGACCGCCAGGGGGTGCGCGGGCAACTGCTGTATGAACCGGGTCGCGCCTTCAGCCTGCGCGTGATCGCCGACTACCACGAGGAAAACTCGAACAACGGCACGCTGGTGTTCTACAGCGCCGGCCCCTCGGGCCGCGCCATCACGCAGGCCGCGCTGGTGGGCGCCACCCCGGTGCTCGATCCTGCGCGGCGCGCCGTCAACCTCGATTCCGGTTCGAGCGTGACGGTGCACCAGGGCGGCGTGTCGGCGGAGGCCAACTGGACTTTCGCCGACGATGCAAGGCTCACGTCCATCACGGCATGGCGCCGCTGGAACTTCGTGCCGCGCAACGACGACGGGCTGCCGGTGCCGGTCACGCTGAACGTGGGCGCCTCCGCCAACCACAAGCAGTTCACGCAGGAGCTGCGCTGGGCCACGCCGTCCGGCCGCGCTGTCGAATCCGTGTTTGGCGCCTATTACTACTACCAGGAACTGTCGAACAATTCGTTCACCGAGAACGGCCCGCTGGCCGACCGCTACAACGGCAACCCGGCCGGCGCCTGGTCCAACGTGAGCAGCACGGCGCCCGGCGAGCTGCGCGTGAACAGCTATGCGCTGTTCGGCCAGTCGACCTGGCACGCCACCGACCGGCTCGACCTCACGGCCGGCGTGCGCGCCAGCTATGAGGACAAGTGGGCGCGCGTGATCCGCAATGCGCCGACCGGCGGCGCGACGGTAACGGGCGCCGCGCTGGCCGCGCGCAACGGCCGCTATGGCGTATTCGATTCGGGCGATTTGTCGCTCACGCAATCGAGCCCGACGGCGCTGTTCTCGGCCGGCTACAAGCTCCAGCCGGAAGTACTGCTGTACGGCAGCCTGTCGCACGGCGAGAAATCCGGCGGCATCAACCTGGCCGTGCCGGGTGCCGGCGGCGTCGCCTCGATGCTGGTGGGCGCCGAGCGCGCGAATGCGCTGGAACTGGGCGTGAAGAGCACCCTGCTGGAGAACCGCCTGCAGCTGAACGGCAATCTGTTCGCCACCATCGTGCACGGCTACCAGAGCAATGCCTACGACCCGGTCAGCCGCACGTCGTATCTCACCAACGCGGGCGACGTGCGCACGCGCGGCATCGAGATCGAAGCCATCGTCACGCCGCTGCGCGGCCTCACGCTGCGTGCCAACGGCTCGTTCAACGACGCGAGCTACCTGCGCTACACGAACGCTCCGTGCGCGCCGGAACGCGCCGGCACGTTCTGCGACCTGTCCGGCCGCAATGCGCTGGTCAATGCGCCGCGCTGGATCGGCAACCTCGGCGCGCAGTACTCGCGCGCCGTGGCCGAAGGGCTGCAAGGCTATGTGAACGCGAACTATGCCTACCGCAGCGACACCTACGGCACGCTGGACGCATCCGAGTACGCGAAGATCCCGTCGTACAGCGTGAGCAACCTGTCGCTGGGCCTGCGCAGCACGCGCGGCGCCGCCTGGGATATTTCGCTGTGGGTCAAGAACGCCTTCGACAAGCATCACTACACCAGCATGTGGAACAGCGGTTTCGGTTCCTACAACGCCGTCATCGGCACCCCGCGCACGGCCGGCATCACCGGGCGCCATGAATTTTAA